The following proteins are co-located in the Paenibacillus sp. FSL H8-0079 genome:
- a CDS encoding WYL domain-containing protein, producing the protein MNLFEKMFNYQMMTRLNETGLFTWTSQERAWLRMMLNHPAAREALSPVTLDKMHNMLNGEQDLNLQDYLTEKAKSEENSVSHPLLRQLRLIILHHQGFRMTGRVRNGRTSHDEFGFPYKLEYSMVKKEWYVLWYAPRFDKLMSTKLHSIVTVEAQQVEPDTGSSYTARIAAITEKRKTTITIEVLPEFNQELSRILYAFSCFEKQVEYMEAQQTYWIELTIPRNEMDYVLSKMRFLGKRVRIADHTVLRERMSETAAKALARYAKSEPDQHSERTRSVLQHQHDEALANADSH; encoded by the coding sequence ATGAACCTGTTCGAGAAAATGTTCAACTACCAGATGATGACGCGACTGAATGAAACCGGACTGTTCACCTGGACCTCACAGGAACGGGCCTGGCTTCGCATGATGCTGAATCACCCTGCTGCGAGAGAAGCGTTGAGCCCTGTAACGTTGGATAAAATGCATAACATGCTGAATGGTGAGCAGGACCTGAACCTTCAGGATTATCTAACCGAAAAAGCTAAAAGCGAAGAAAACAGTGTCTCTCACCCACTTCTTCGACAATTACGGCTAATCATTCTGCATCATCAGGGATTTCGAATGACGGGTCGCGTCCGCAATGGACGCACAAGCCATGATGAATTTGGCTTCCCGTACAAACTGGAATATTCCATGGTCAAAAAAGAATGGTACGTGCTCTGGTATGCTCCTCGCTTCGACAAGCTCATGTCCACCAAGCTACACAGCATCGTTACCGTGGAAGCCCAACAGGTTGAGCCAGATACAGGCTCTAGCTACACTGCCCGAATCGCTGCGATAACGGAGAAGCGTAAGACAACCATCACTATCGAAGTCCTACCTGAGTTCAATCAGGAGCTGTCCCGAATCCTCTATGCCTTCTCCTGCTTTGAGAAACAGGTTGAGTACATGGAAGCCCAGCAGACATATTGGATCGAACTTACCATCCCTCGCAACGAGATGGATTATGTCTTATCCAAAATGCGTTTTCTGGGCAAACGGGTTCGAATCGCAGACCACACGGTGCTGCGGGAACGCATGTCCGAGACAGCTGCCAAGGCATTAGCCCGTTATGCGAAATCTGAACCTGATCAGCATTCTGAACGCACGCGAAGCGTCTTACAGCACCAGCATGATGAAGCTCTCGCGAATGCCGATAGTCATTGA
- a CDS encoding WYL domain-containing protein: MARESFDKEIQFLRMLSLTSGAYNRKQYAERLGISVHTFDKTNRRLKEIMQTVADQRSGAEASREMADLVRFQYGESAEPMLLFLFRAKSMKETEVQRLSVLLHTLQDKALTAMELLDACCADLPEDLALPDEKTIRSDLKYLEEVGVIRKEPGGRPYRYALQQDVLTELTVEEQLELYDFVDIMANTQVPSVQGYLLRDSLKKAITASYPQEEATEPYIYKYHYYSRILDEAHLYTLLGAIRQRKRVQFLYFSPKKPSSYSSQNTNPRFEREAGGRSNRIVPLEVVYDHQYGRWYVIGYQGRRGFVKFRMEGITQLEEQDSVEEEYLLELKQQWTDISRYSWLVDTGNTVTVQARFFHPERGQRNFILDRVRLQGQWGKIIPETDSTFLYEIQVNGTTEIKPWLRSFGSSCEIIAPQRLRQEMIKEWKEIAEYYEPVRENVQLPDDDATE, from the coding sequence ATGGCAAGAGAGAGTTTTGACAAAGAAATTCAGTTCTTACGCATGTTATCCCTAACAAGTGGTGCATATAACCGTAAACAATATGCCGAGCGGCTTGGCATATCCGTACATACCTTTGATAAAACCAATCGCAGATTAAAAGAAATCATGCAAACTGTCGCTGATCAACGCTCAGGTGCCGAAGCAAGCCGGGAAATGGCCGATCTCGTCCGCTTCCAGTACGGAGAATCGGCAGAGCCCATGCTGCTCTTCCTCTTCCGCGCCAAGTCGATGAAAGAGACTGAGGTTCAGCGACTTTCTGTGCTTTTGCATACCTTACAAGATAAAGCCTTAACGGCGATGGAACTGCTGGACGCCTGCTGCGCTGATCTGCCGGAAGATCTGGCATTACCTGACGAGAAAACCATTCGCTCCGATCTGAAGTATCTGGAAGAGGTTGGGGTCATTCGAAAAGAGCCCGGTGGCAGACCGTATCGATATGCCTTGCAACAGGATGTCCTTACCGAATTAACAGTGGAGGAACAGCTGGAGTTGTATGATTTTGTGGATATTATGGCGAACACCCAGGTGCCTTCCGTACAAGGGTACTTATTACGGGATAGTCTGAAGAAAGCCATTACGGCAAGTTATCCGCAGGAAGAAGCTACCGAACCCTATATCTATAAGTATCACTATTATTCTCGTATCCTGGATGAAGCGCATCTCTACACACTGCTTGGTGCGATTCGCCAGCGCAAACGTGTGCAGTTTCTGTACTTTTCACCAAAAAAACCATCCAGTTACAGTTCACAGAATACGAATCCACGCTTCGAACGGGAAGCAGGCGGACGATCCAACCGGATCGTGCCCCTTGAAGTGGTCTATGACCATCAGTATGGTCGTTGGTATGTGATTGGATATCAGGGCCGACGCGGCTTTGTGAAATTCCGCATGGAAGGCATAACTCAGCTGGAAGAACAGGACTCAGTAGAAGAAGAATACTTGCTTGAATTGAAGCAGCAGTGGACTGACATCAGTCGCTACAGTTGGCTCGTGGATACGGGCAATACCGTGACGGTTCAAGCGCGCTTCTTCCACCCGGAGCGTGGTCAGCGTAACTTCATTCTGGATCGGGTTCGTCTGCAAGGTCAATGGGGTAAAATCATACCCGAAACAGACAGTACCTTTCTCTACGAAATCCAGGTCAACGGTACCACCGAGATCAAACCGTGGTTACGGAGTTTTGGCTCAAGCTGCGAAATAATCGCACCTCAGAGACTACGCCAGGAGATGATCAAGGAATGGAAGGAGATTGCGGAATATTATGAACCTGTTCGAGAAAATGTTCAACTACCAGATGATGACGCGACTGAATGA
- a CDS encoding nucleotidyltransferase domain-containing protein: MTYVHEEMKDMIRQQLKQIEQEEQVRIIYACESGSRAWGFPSQDSDYDVRFLYVRPLEWYLSIEDKRDVIERPISDQLDINGWDLRKALKLFRKSNPPLLEWLQSPIQYDEQYSVAQHIRALSPLTFSPKSCMYHYLNMAKGNFRDYLQGDQVKIKKYFYVLRPLLACGWIERYDAMPPMAFEELVQELVPATTPLYSEIHELLRRKKAGEELDLEPQLPAIQAFLAERIEHLDRLAGQMENEQIIEFEELDQIFRFALQEVWN, from the coding sequence ATGACCTATGTTCATGAAGAAATGAAAGATATGATCAGACAACAATTGAAGCAGATTGAACAGGAGGAGCAGGTACGGATCATCTATGCCTGTGAATCAGGCAGTCGGGCATGGGGGTTTCCTTCACAGGATAGTGACTATGATGTGCGTTTCTTATATGTAAGACCGCTGGAATGGTACTTGTCGATTGAGGATAAAAGGGATGTTATCGAACGCCCGATCAGTGATCAGCTCGACATCAATGGTTGGGATTTACGCAAGGCGTTGAAGCTGTTCCGCAAATCCAATCCCCCACTGTTGGAGTGGCTACAATCACCCATTCAGTATGATGAACAGTATAGTGTGGCACAGCATATCCGTGCATTGTCGCCTTTGACCTTCTCGCCCAAGTCCTGTATGTATCATTATCTGAATATGGCAAAGGGCAATTTTCGGGATTATTTACAAGGGGACCAGGTGAAGATCAAAAAGTATTTTTACGTGCTGCGCCCCTTACTGGCTTGTGGCTGGATCGAACGTTATGATGCGATGCCACCTATGGCATTCGAAGAGCTGGTGCAAGAACTTGTACCTGCGACGACACCGCTATATTCGGAGATTCATGAGTTGCTGCGCCGGAAAAAGGCGGGCGAGGAACTGGATCTGGAGCCGCAGTTGCCGGCAATACAGGCTTTTTTGGCGGAGAGAATCGAACATCTTGACAGACTTGCCGGACAGATGGAGAATGAGCAAATAATTGAATTTGAAGAATTGGACCAGATTTTCCGATTTGCATTGCAAGAGGTATGGAATTGA
- a CDS encoding 3' terminal RNA ribose 2'-O-methyltransferase Hen1, producing MHLILKASGTDAGAVSHLLAKNPLNIYDRVDKGVRVRMVYTTATENETEVLIHAEPDPVDLVRGTPDGYDITQYINDREFVTSSLFCSYIRGALGTALNGKPKEDYVQWVGHAFELELTFGPVASDLPDRVVEELFSPLGYAVSVERGELSYSFDLKNRSTVRHIILRGRNTVQHALRQLFLLIPVLDNYKHYFISEDEIDKIKRYGEGWLDAHPLKELIVKRTLRFAELIRQYERQEGALSVSFGQESGIAQVTDTVIQENNVGHREEGEQGHSGSESDSGQSEPPVRLNELRYRAITDVVAALPIKRSIVDMGAGEGKLSARLSYIPGVESILAVEPSSQSRLRAMERFAKLEGRSGVAAMPEPIIGSLFYFDEQMQNQDVMILCEVIEHIEEYRLNGIMDTIMNDYQPEVLLVTTPNKEYNEVYAMEQESFRHHDHRFEWTRAELASRCEEWAQHGNYGYEIKGIGEHVEGYGQPTQLVIFERRKESLS from the coding sequence ATGCATCTAATCTTGAAAGCAAGCGGCACTGACGCGGGGGCTGTATCCCATTTGTTAGCTAAAAATCCGCTGAATATATATGACCGTGTAGACAAAGGTGTGCGTGTAAGAATGGTGTACACTACGGCTACAGAGAACGAAACAGAAGTACTAATTCATGCCGAGCCTGATCCTGTGGATCTGGTCAGAGGTACACCTGATGGGTATGACATTACGCAATATATCAATGATCGTGAGTTCGTGACCAGCAGCCTGTTCTGCTCTTACATACGTGGGGCGCTCGGGACGGCCCTGAATGGTAAGCCGAAGGAAGATTATGTGCAATGGGTAGGTCATGCTTTCGAGTTGGAACTGACCTTTGGCCCAGTGGCGTCCGATCTGCCGGATCGGGTTGTTGAGGAATTATTCTCTCCATTAGGTTACGCCGTTTCGGTGGAACGTGGAGAACTTTCGTATTCATTTGATCTGAAAAATAGAAGTACGGTTCGCCATATCATCCTGCGTGGTCGTAACACGGTACAACATGCACTGCGTCAGCTGTTCCTGCTGATTCCAGTGCTGGATAATTACAAACATTATTTCATCAGTGAAGATGAGATCGATAAAATCAAACGATATGGTGAAGGGTGGCTGGATGCTCACCCACTGAAGGAGCTCATTGTGAAGCGTACGTTGCGTTTTGCCGAACTGATCCGGCAGTATGAGCGTCAAGAGGGTGCTTTGTCTGTGTCTTTTGGACAGGAGAGCGGAATAGCTCAAGTCACCGATACGGTCATTCAGGAGAATAACGTGGGACATCGGGAAGAAGGAGAACAAGGGCATTCGGGGTCCGAGTCAGATAGCGGACAATCTGAACCTCCAGTGCGGTTAAACGAGTTGCGTTATCGTGCGATTACAGATGTGGTTGCAGCGTTGCCAATCAAACGGAGCATTGTTGATATGGGGGCCGGTGAGGGCAAGCTTTCTGCCCGCTTATCCTACATTCCCGGAGTGGAATCAATTCTGGCAGTCGAACCTTCAAGCCAGTCACGACTTCGAGCCATGGAGCGTTTTGCGAAGCTGGAGGGTCGTTCTGGAGTGGCGGCTATGCCGGAGCCGATCATCGGTTCATTGTTTTATTTTGACGAACAGATGCAAAACCAGGACGTCATGATCCTGTGCGAAGTCATTGAGCATATCGAGGAATATCGTCTGAACGGAATTATGGATACAATCATGAACGATTATCAGCCAGAAGTGTTGTTGGTCACTACACCGAACAAGGAATATAACGAAGTGTACGCAATGGAGCAGGAAAGTTTCCGTCACCATGATCATCGCTTTGAGTGGACCCGTGCGGAGCTTGCTTCCCGGTGTGAGGAATGGGCGCAGCACGGAAACTATGGCTATGAAATTAAGGGTATCGGTGAGCATGTAGAAGGTTATGGACAGCCTACCCAACTGGTCATTTTTGAGCGGAGAAAGGAGAGTCTATCATGA